Proteins from a genomic interval of Clostridium scatologenes:
- a CDS encoding L-2-amino-thiazoline-4-carboxylic acid hydrolase, with the protein MFCKKQNKYSEEAQTKTNPYTWKFRYETGDDINSFCTYFDTCGICHLFEKLGISKITPAMCTYDYDMDRLGGSVITRQYTLAEGGPYCDFHYRKKY; encoded by the coding sequence ATATTTTGTAAAAAACAAAATAAATATTCTGAAGAAGCACAGACAAAAACTAATCCTTATACATGGAAATTTCGTTATGAAACTGGAGATGATATAAATAGTTTTTGCACATATTTTGACACTTGCGGAATATGTCATTTGTTTGAAAAGCTTGGAATATCAAAAATAACACCAGCAATGTGTACATATGATTATGATATGGATAGGTTAGGAGGTTCAGTGATTACACGTCAGTATACATTGGCAGAAGGTGGACCTTATTGTGATTTTCATTATCGAAAAAAATATTAA
- a CDS encoding 3'-5' exonuclease produces the protein MSMNEQQEMLINELERNVILLASAGTGKTETLSKRVANIIDKGKADPSEILCITFTNKACKEMRERIEGIVGASAKDITVKTFHSFCFDVIKQEAKKGTDVFTDFTIFDEEDCKELIKYCNYFDFSVSTLQKFIDTVKLTIAKNNIYSNDTVEDCSSAVRMIFKTNEDKINQICNEKGNLNYELKEILRDKGSIFVNSYNSLLYYNHGLDFADLIIKAKELFNNTEVINSYINRYKYINIDEVQDTSMLEYSIIEKLFKENNVLICGDKFQTIYGWRGSEPNRIFKSFKENYAPKEIIFNTNYRATKNLTEASLKYLENAFPIDMRDTYKEGIESESKDDGDKISLKIADNLREEARFIYDEVINLEKKNGNADNICVLTRDNRYNINLSEQLKSIMKPEAVNFEFILVDQFKFFRRQEIKDVIAFLKLIANRYDSISLKRIVKRLPTGVGDKTFEAIESEKYKKLGISLSDFIDDNVFKYGDKYSLLIDEFQKDNIIVFDVESTGVDVTEDEIIQIAAIKVNKNGQVTEKFERFLKNNKSVKNSEHVHGFSDEFLKKNGEDKNTVLKEFVRFSEDSVIVGHNVQYDINILTSELQRAGLGKPKFKAFYDTLDIYRRFHPNLRNHKLETLSNIFETENKPSHDAMDDIQATKDILVRAIKDDIIPTSMERISYMSKHLKAFNNVASKLNNLFEEAEGSRPHDIVNKIVNGFSLKTLYTGDEGREKIERLRDFYVLLREIDNKNKNSRDSLLDIIRITSLSNGELESLVINRTKKPRIPIITVHQAKGLEYETVFISGAQQNTFPSYMSIKSNNLEEEKRTFYVAMTRAKKHLYITCNTDGRYKRTTKSEFIDFIPSNYINIV, from the coding sequence ATGAGTATGAATGAGCAGCAGGAGATGTTGATAAATGAGCTTGAAAGAAACGTCATATTACTTGCATCAGCAGGTACTGGAAAAACAGAGACTTTGTCCAAAAGAGTTGCAAATATAATTGACAAGGGTAAGGCTGATCCTTCAGAAATATTGTGTATTACTTTTACTAATAAAGCTTGTAAGGAAATGAGAGAAAGAATCGAAGGCATAGTAGGCGCTTCAGCAAAGGACATTACAGTAAAAACATTCCACAGCTTTTGTTTTGATGTAATTAAACAGGAAGCTAAAAAGGGAACAGATGTTTTTACTGATTTTACAATTTTTGATGAAGAAGATTGTAAGGAGCTTATAAAATACTGTAATTATTTTGATTTTTCAGTTTCAACATTACAGAAGTTTATTGATACTGTAAAATTGACCATTGCTAAAAATAATATTTATAGTAATGATACTGTAGAAGATTGTAGTAGTGCTGTTAGAATGATTTTTAAAACAAATGAAGATAAAATAAATCAAATATGTAATGAAAAAGGTAATTTAAATTATGAATTAAAAGAAATTTTAAGGGATAAAGGAAGTATTTTTGTTAATTCTTATAACTCTTTACTTTATTATAATCATGGTCTTGATTTTGCAGATTTAATAATTAAGGCTAAGGAATTGTTTAATAATACAGAGGTAATTAATTCATATATAAATAGATACAAGTACATAAATATAGATGAAGTACAAGATACAAGTATGCTGGAGTATTCCATAATAGAAAAGTTGTTCAAGGAAAACAACGTTCTAATATGTGGAGATAAATTTCAGACAATTTATGGTTGGAGAGGTTCTGAGCCTAATAGGATATTTAAAAGCTTTAAAGAAAATTATGCTCCAAAGGAAATTATATTTAATACTAATTATAGAGCTACAAAAAATTTAACAGAAGCTTCGTTAAAATATCTTGAGAATGCCTTTCCAATAGATATGAGGGATACATATAAAGAAGGTATTGAGAGTGAATCAAAGGATGATGGAGATAAAATTTCATTAAAGATAGCAGATAATTTAAGAGAAGAGGCAAGATTTATATATGATGAAGTAATAAATTTAGAAAAGAAAAATGGAAATGCAGATAATATATGCGTACTCACAAGAGATAATAGATATAATATAAATTTAAGTGAACAATTAAAGAGTATTATGAAACCTGAAGCTGTAAATTTTGAATTTATTTTAGTGGATCAATTTAAATTTTTTAGAAGACAAGAAATAAAGGATGTAATAGCTTTTTTAAAGCTCATTGCAAACAGATATGATTCTATTAGTTTAAAGAGAATAGTGAAGCGACTACCAACAGGGGTAGGAGATAAAACCTTTGAAGCCATTGAATCAGAAAAATACAAAAAGTTAGGTATATCCTTATCAGATTTTATAGATGATAATGTGTTCAAATATGGTGATAAATATTCATTACTTATAGATGAATTTCAGAAGGATAATATTATAGTATTTGATGTGGAGAGTACAGGAGTTGATGTAACTGAAGATGAGATTATTCAAATTGCAGCTATTAAGGTAAATAAAAATGGACAAGTAACAGAGAAATTTGAAAGATTTCTTAAGAATAATAAATCAGTTAAGAACTCAGAGCATGTTCATGGTTTTAGTGATGAATTTTTAAAGAAGAATGGAGAAGATAAAAATACTGTTTTAAAAGAATTTGTAAGGTTCTCAGAGGACTCAGTAATAGTTGGACACAATGTTCAATATGATATTAATATATTGACTAGCGAACTTCAAAGAGCTGGATTGGGTAAGCCTAAATTTAAAGCTTTTTATGATACATTAGATATTTACAGAAGATTTCATCCAAATTTACGTAATCATAAGCTTGAAACATTAAGTAATATATTTGAAACTGAAAATAAACCAAGTCATGATGCAATGGATGATATACAAGCTACAAAGGATATTCTTGTAAGAGCCATTAAGGATGATATTATACCTACTTCAATGGAGAGAATATCTTATATGTCAAAACATTTAAAAGCGTTTAACAATGTAGCTTCTAAATTAAATAATCTTTTTGAAGAAGCAGAAGGAAGTAGACCTCATGATATTGTAAATAAAATTGTAAACGGCTTTAGTTTAAAAACTTTATACACTGGAGATGAAGGTAGAGAAAAGATTGAAAGACTTAGGGATTTTTATGTGCTTTTAAGAGAAATTGACAATAAGAATAAAAACAGCAGGGATTCCTTATTAGATATTATTAGAATAACTTCTCTTTCAAATGGTGAGTTGGAATCACTCGTTATTAATAGAACCAAAAAGCCTAGAATACCAATAATAACAGTTCATCAGGCAAAGGGATTAGAGTATGAAACTGTATTTATTTCTGGTGCACAGCAGAATACATTTCCATCATATATGTCAATAAAGTCAAATAATCTGGAAGAAGAAAAAAGAACTTTTTATGTGGCAATGACAAGAGCTAAAAAACATCTTTATATTACCTGCAACACTGATGGAAGGTATAAAAGAACAACCAAAAGTGAGTTTATAGATTTTATACCATCAAATTATATAAATATAGTATAA
- a CDS encoding cell wall-binding repeat-containing protein: MFRKVFKYFICVEIISLFLTTILLDNPAKAEAGRVTRISGADRYITAAQIATTNWRNSDNVVLVSGEGYADAVSASVLAKKLDAPILLTPSNALDASTKEALAELEAKKIYIIGGNASISQNVREGLKSKYTLIELGGSNRYETNISVGKELIRLGVDPSNIIMASGEGFSDALSAAPIASGEEQILLLANNDINYMKSTINFVKSNNSKVTVVGTEYVINDEMFNAVNGVLRVDGGADRFDTNLKVLSKFSSSLNFNNMYIVNASSDDGYADALVASVLAGKNKSPLILLDSDGTSSTTNAIYFIRHNINRMSDLTVIGGTGVISNNIFDQIYKSFPCI; this comes from the coding sequence ATGTTTAGAAAAGTTTTTAAATATTTTATATGTGTGGAGATTATATCATTATTTTTAACTACAATTTTATTAGATAATCCAGCTAAGGCAGAAGCAGGAAGAGTGACAAGAATAAGTGGTGCTGATAGATATATTACAGCAGCACAAATTGCTACAACAAATTGGAGAAATTCAGATAATGTTGTATTAGTGTCTGGAGAAGGATATGCGGATGCGGTAAGTGCTTCTGTATTGGCTAAAAAATTAGATGCTCCTATATTATTAACACCAAGTAATGCATTAGATGCAAGTACTAAAGAAGCCCTAGCCGAATTAGAAGCTAAAAAAATATATATAATAGGTGGAAATGCTTCCATTTCACAGAATGTAAGAGAAGGCTTAAAATCTAAATATACACTAATAGAATTAGGTGGATCAAATAGGTATGAAACAAATATATCTGTTGGCAAGGAATTAATTAGATTAGGAGTAGATCCAAGTAATATTATAATGGCTAGTGGTGAAGGATTTTCAGATGCTTTGTCTGCAGCACCAATAGCTTCAGGTGAAGAACAGATTCTTTTGTTAGCTAACAATGATATAAATTATATGAAGTCAACTATTAATTTTGTAAAATCAAATAACTCAAAAGTTACAGTCGTTGGAACAGAATATGTAATAAATGATGAAATGTTCAATGCAGTTAATGGTGTCTTAAGAGTTGATGGAGGAGCTGATAGATTTGATACTAATTTAAAAGTATTATCAAAATTTAGTTCATCATTGAATTTTAATAATATGTATATTGTAAATGCAAGTAGTGATGATGGATATGCAGATGCATTAGTGGCATCTGTATTAGCGGGAAAGAATAAGTCACCATTGATATTATTAGACAGTGATGGTACTTCATCAACAACTAATGCAATATATTTTATACGTCATAATATAAATAGAATGTCAGATTTAACTGTTATAGGCGGAACAGGAGTTATTTCAAATAATATATTTGATCAAATATATAAAAGCTTTCCATGTATTTAA
- a CDS encoding PucR family transcriptional regulator: MNIGIGEPSFNSENLHLYKYKEELLEAVIHDKGIQHIINIGSKLIGNPVVFNDTSSKIIANSNYDKSVGIYWDDHIKKGYFSNKAMITTKFKKISEKIDRSSSPIMLRGMDDNNMIMTKVVIDNIDIGYIVATDAERPFKNEDIELVTLLCQVIETVMRNDKFYKYTKGTVYEGFFKDLLENSIRDNELIMDKVRALNLDIDSGIYILTFEEKQYSQKKLPLTYLRHKISGIITENKSLVYNNYIVLLVNTHTKVDIFENQYDTMRKFLQKNNLYVGISQCIKDFTNLQYYFNQSLKAIELGMRIDINEGFYSYEDYVIYDLLNSHYTYENLEKFCHPELYSLVQYDRKNNTCLTKSLYVYLKNNQNQSASANILHIHRATMCYRINKIEKIMKIKLDNVNTIHHLYLSLHIFELMNKDEFMMEINKL, from the coding sequence GTGAATATAGGCATTGGAGAGCCTTCTTTTAATTCTGAAAATTTGCACTTATATAAATATAAGGAAGAATTATTAGAAGCAGTGATACATGATAAGGGTATACAACATATCATAAATATTGGATCTAAACTTATTGGAAATCCTGTTGTATTTAATGATACAAGCAGTAAGATTATAGCTAATTCCAATTATGACAAATCTGTTGGTATTTATTGGGATGATCATATTAAAAAGGGGTATTTTTCTAATAAGGCAATGATTACCACAAAGTTTAAAAAAATATCCGAAAAGATTGATAGAAGCAGTTCTCCTATTATGTTAAGAGGCATGGATGATAACAATATGATTATGACAAAAGTTGTAATTGACAATATTGATATAGGATATATAGTAGCAACTGATGCAGAAAGACCTTTTAAGAATGAAGATATTGAGCTTGTGACATTGTTGTGCCAGGTAATTGAAACCGTAATGAGGAATGATAAATTTTATAAGTACACTAAAGGCACTGTTTATGAAGGTTTTTTTAAGGATCTTTTGGAAAACTCCATTAGAGATAACGAACTGATTATGGATAAAGTAAGAGCTTTGAATTTGGATATTGATTCAGGTATTTATATACTTACCTTTGAAGAAAAACAATATTCTCAAAAAAAGTTACCACTAACATATTTGAGACATAAAATTTCGGGAATTATTACAGAAAATAAATCACTAGTATATAATAATTATATTGTATTGCTTGTTAATACACATACAAAAGTTGATATTTTTGAAAATCAGTATGACACTATGAGAAAATTTCTTCAAAAAAATAATTTGTATGTTGGTATAAGTCAATGTATAAAGGATTTTACCAACTTGCAATATTACTTTAATCAATCATTAAAAGCAATTGAACTTGGAATGAGAATTGATATTAATGAAGGATTTTACTCATATGAAGATTATGTAATATATGATTTGCTGAATAGTCATTATACTTATGAAAACTTGGAAAAGTTTTGTCATCCTGAACTATATTCATTAGTTCAATATGATCGTAAAAATAATACATGTCTAACTAAAAGCCTGTATGTATATTTAAAAAATAATCAAAATCAATCGGCATCTGCAAATATTCTACACATTCACCGTGCAACAATGTGCTATCGAATTAATAAGATAGAAAAGATTATGAAAATAAAGCTTGATAATGTGAATACTATACATCATTTGTATTTATCTCTTCATATTTTTGAACTTATGAATAAAGATGAGTTTATGATGGAAATAAACAAACTATAG
- a CDS encoding uroporphyrinogen decarboxylase family protein, translating to MKTGQELYNEHFERLKKAISMEKTDRVPINLNADAFCVKAAGGKLSDLVTDMEYGNDLLLQGMKSFGDIDCTLGYGCFPQTKGAFFLSNIKLPGRELSDNMLWQIDEVGFMTENDYDTIINKGWNNFYMDFFKNRLGDPLSIMGRIMELTPKIAKKYKDAGIVAIIGNAMAGAPYETLIAGRSIRKFVRDLRKIPDKLKAVMDVMAEEGYESLRNAIHADRPLAVFSGGARMAGDFISEKTFEEFVWPYYKKSIEIAVEEGAYVYLHSDLCWDRFINYLLELPKGKCIFHPDSTTDIFKAGEMLKGHMCIMGDVSPSLLTLATPDEVYDYSKKLIDKFAPQGFIMAAGCCIPPNAKIENVKAMIAAALESSSDS from the coding sequence ATGAAAACTGGTCAAGAGCTATATAATGAACATTTTGAAAGGCTTAAAAAAGCAATATCAATGGAGAAAACAGACAGAGTGCCTATAAATTTGAATGCAGATGCATTTTGTGTTAAAGCAGCTGGTGGGAAATTGTCCGACCTTGTGACAGATATGGAATATGGAAATGATCTTTTACTTCAAGGTATGAAATCCTTTGGCGATATTGATTGTACTCTAGGGTATGGATGTTTTCCTCAGACTAAAGGAGCTTTTTTTCTTTCAAATATAAAGCTGCCTGGGCGTGAACTGTCTGATAATATGCTTTGGCAAATTGATGAAGTTGGATTTATGACAGAAAACGATTACGATACCATAATCAATAAGGGTTGGAATAATTTTTACATGGATTTCTTCAAAAACAGATTGGGAGATCCTTTAAGTATAATGGGTCGTATTATGGAACTAACTCCAAAGATAGCTAAAAAATATAAAGATGCTGGTATTGTAGCTATAATAGGCAATGCTATGGCTGGCGCACCTTATGAAACCTTGATTGCGGGTCGTTCTATAAGAAAATTCGTTAGGGATTTAAGAAAAATACCAGATAAGTTAAAGGCAGTTATGGATGTTATGGCTGAGGAAGGTTATGAAAGCTTAAGAAATGCAATACATGCAGACAGACCTCTAGCAGTATTTTCAGGTGGAGCACGTATGGCTGGTGACTTTATTTCAGAAAAGACTTTTGAAGAATTTGTATGGCCCTATTATAAAAAGAGTATAGAAATTGCAGTTGAAGAAGGTGCCTATGTTTATTTACATTCAGATTTATGCTGGGATAGATTTATAAATTACTTACTTGAGCTTCCAAAAGGAAAATGTATTTTTCATCCTGACAGCACAACAGACATTTTCAAAGCTGGAGAAATGCTTAAAGGACATATGTGTATTATGGGAGATGTCTCACCTTCACTTTTAACATTAGCTACTCCAGATGAAGTATATGATTATAGCAAGAAACTAATTGATAAATTTGCACCACAAGGTTTTATTATGGCTGCAGGGTGCTGCATACCACCAAATGCAAAAATAGAAAATGTAAAGGCAATGATTGCTGCAGCTTTAGAATCATCAAGTGATTCTTAG
- a CDS encoding transglutaminase domain-containing protein has translation MSLLKINTKLPYSILVIFFIIFLPTFVQASESKNIIEHYSYSTEVNDLNKKTFKIHNKQHINKTLISYDNNNCNTIEQLEELAKDNILNKNTNFSIHYTGNLSDLSGSQKLPNKIMDYVIAYDNYAGYCVTNCITTYSGYDKNIDIKFDVTYLLTHDEEIWVDNKVDSIIQNIIRDSMTQDQKEKAIHDYIVANVAYDETAKKNSPYNALHDGITMCGGYTLLACKMLNKVNIKNLLVLGKVDGSSINNHIWNLVNINEKWYHLDCTWDDPVPDIPNHVCYNYYNLTDDELAKDHNWEMSKYPFAETKYNLSIINIPVKAVQLDKHHITLKIGETTSLAANVLPVNASNNSIKWKFNAEGIIYFDGKTMKGVKSGTVYINAVSDDGSFEDTCVVTVTNEIADPIDINDSTQLQEKTDVDNDKSWKIRFNKNISTSALNKDNVYILDEFNNKVDINLKFDVSKDTLIVEPLKNYDSGKTYYLVINKKISSDSGKKMSKTDIMKFSIK, from the coding sequence GTGTCATTATTGAAAATAAATACTAAATTACCATACAGTATCCTAGTTATATTTTTTATTATCTTTTTGCCTACTTTTGTACAAGCATCTGAGTCCAAAAACATAATTGAACATTATAGTTATAGTACTGAAGTGAATGACTTAAATAAAAAAACTTTTAAGATTCATAACAAACAACATATAAACAAAACTTTAATTTCATATGATAATAACAATTGTAATACTATAGAACAATTAGAAGAATTAGCTAAAGACAATATACTTAATAAAAATACAAATTTTTCAATACATTATACAGGAAATCTTTCAGATTTATCAGGTTCACAAAAATTACCAAATAAAATAATGGATTATGTTATTGCATATGATAATTATGCAGGATATTGTGTTACTAACTGTATTACAACTTATTCTGGCTATGACAAGAATATAGATATAAAATTTGATGTAACGTATTTATTAACACATGATGAAGAAATTTGGGTAGATAATAAGGTGGATTCTATAATTCAAAATATAATAAGAGATTCTATGACCCAGGATCAAAAAGAGAAAGCTATACATGATTACATAGTTGCAAATGTTGCTTATGATGAAACTGCTAAAAAAAATAGTCCTTATAATGCTTTACATGATGGAATAACAATGTGTGGGGGATATACGCTTCTAGCATGTAAAATGTTAAATAAAGTAAATATAAAAAATTTACTTGTTTTAGGTAAAGTAGATGGAAGCAGCATTAATAATCATATCTGGAATTTAGTAAATATAAATGAAAAATGGTATCATTTAGATTGTACATGGGATGATCCAGTACCAGATATTCCCAATCATGTATGTTACAATTATTACAACTTAACAGACGATGAATTAGCAAAAGATCATAATTGGGAAATGTCAAAGTATCCATTTGCTGAAACAAAATACAATTTAAGCATTATCAATATTCCTGTTAAAGCTGTACAATTAGATAAACATCACATAACCTTAAAAATAGGAGAAACTACTTCACTAGCTGCTAACGTATTGCCAGTTAATGCCTCTAATAATTCTATAAAGTGGAAATTTAATGCAGAAGGAATAATTTATTTTGATGGAAAAACTATGAAAGGCGTAAAATCTGGTACAGTTTATATAAATGCAGTATCTGATGATGGAAGTTTTGAAGATACTTGTGTTGTAACAGTAACTAATGAAATTGCAGACCCAATAGATATTAATGATTCAACACAATTACAAGAAAAAACTGATGTAGATAACGATAAATCATGGAAAATAAGGTTTAATAAAAATATATCTACTTCTGCATTAAACAAAGATAATGTGTATATATTAGATGAATTTAATAATAAAGTAGATATTAATTTAAAGTTTGATGTAAGTAAAGATACTTTAATAGTTGAACCTTTAAAAAATTATGATTCAGGCAAAACTTATTATCTAGTTATAAATAAAAAAATTTCTTCTGATTCAGGGAAAAAAATGAGTAAAACTGATATAATGAAATTTTCAATTAAATAA
- a CDS encoding leucine-rich repeat domain-containing protein, with the protein MKNKFIIGILFSILLLCSSNVKAVNFIDNQTVDANKTWTIKFNYEIQLDDLTRQDIFVIDERGDTVDVSLKLGQDGKSIMVAAPEYGYGGGKSYTLHVANKVHSINGKTLNDGCCLNFNVKRKPNSGGIVSFKDKNLEQEIRDEIEKPNGDIYQSDVDYITELYMWNGQIKDLSGIENLTNLKQLNLRESEINDINQLKNLVNLQSIDLSHNEISDISSLKNLTNLKKLNLGNNKVRDISVLSKLTNLQELNLGYVSYHDFETPDPEANYNEISDIGALKNLTNLQTLNLGYTKINDLNDLKGLSNLQTLDLSGNQISDISSIVNVLKEVTSLNDLNLSTNEISNIDELNKLTSLKMLKLNSNKISNINGLKGLSNLQTLDLSSNQISDTANTLKELNNLKDLNLSNNQISNIGEFNKLTNLKTLNLYYNKISDISTLKGLTNLRAIDLSYNEISDVSVFKNLANLQELILLSNPISDADIQALKNALPQCHINEIPVKKPNIYLYPEKTEELSVQVTPKGRITKSIPEYNGGWKVTVDPSGKIDNTYNFLFYEALINYKFTLDKGWIVNKSSFNEEMNSILTSIGLNSREKSDFIEYWSKELNWKSSRYAVYYLDPKEINEAIKLNLSKEPDSILRAYFYFVPIKDNENLQIKKPEIKQFKRNGFTVVEWGGIGK; encoded by the coding sequence ATGAAAAATAAATTTATAATTGGAATACTTTTTAGTATTTTATTACTATGTTCATCTAATGTTAAAGCAGTAAACTTTATAGATAATCAAACGGTAGATGCTAATAAGACATGGACAATTAAGTTTAATTATGAAATTCAATTGGATGATTTAACTAGACAAGATATATTCGTAATTGATGAAAGAGGTGATACAGTAGATGTTAGTCTAAAATTAGGACAAGATGGCAAATCTATTATGGTAGCAGCTCCAGAGTATGGATATGGAGGAGGAAAAAGTTACACATTACATGTTGCAAACAAAGTACATTCTATTAATGGCAAGACATTAAATGATGGTTGCTGTTTAAATTTTAATGTTAAAAGAAAGCCTAATAGTGGCGGTATAGTATCTTTCAAGGATAAAAATTTAGAGCAGGAAATAAGAGATGAAATAGAAAAGCCAAATGGGGATATTTATCAAAGTGATGTTGATTATATAACTGAACTATATATGTGGAACGGACAAATAAAAGATCTTAGCGGAATAGAAAATTTAACTAATTTGAAACAGCTTAATTTACGTGAAAGTGAAATTAATGATATAAATCAATTAAAAAACTTGGTTAATTTGCAATCTATTGATTTAAGTCACAATGAAATAAGTGATATAAGTTCATTAAAGAATTTGACTAATTTGAAAAAGCTTAATTTAGGTAATAATAAAGTAAGAGATATAAGTGTACTAAGTAAATTAACTAATTTACAGGAACTTAATTTAGGTTATGTGTCATATCATGATTTTGAAACACCTGATCCAGAAGCAAATTATAATGAAATAAGTGATATAGGTGCATTGAAAAATTTAACAAACTTGCAAACACTTAATTTAGGCTATACTAAAATAAATGATTTAAATGATTTAAAAGGATTGAGCAATTTGCAAACGCTTGATTTAAGCGGTAACCAAATAAGTGATATAAGCAGCATAGTAAATGTATTAAAGGAAGTAACTAGTTTAAATGACCTTAATTTATCTACTAATGAAATTAGTAATATAGATGAATTGAATAAATTAACTAGTTTAAAAATGCTTAAGCTAAATAGCAATAAAATCAGTAATATAAATGGATTAAAAGGATTAAGTAATTTACAAACACTTGATTTAAGCAGTAATCAAATAAGTGATACAGCAAATACATTAAAAGAATTGAATAATTTAAAGGATCTTAATTTATCTAATAATCAAATTAGCAATATAGGTGAATTTAATAAATTGACGAATTTAAAAACACTTAATTTATATTATAATAAAATAAGCGATATAAGTACATTAAAGGGATTGACTAATTTAAGAGCGATTGATTTAAGTTACAATGAAATAAGTGATGTAAGTGTATTTAAAAATTTAGCTAACTTACAAGAGCTTATTTTGCTTAGTAATCCAATAAGTGATGCGGATATACAAGCTTTAAAAAATGCTCTACCTCAGTGTCATATTAATGAGATTCCAGTGAAAAAACCTAATATATATTTGTATCCAGAAAAAACAGAAGAATTATCAGTACAAGTTACTCCTAAGGGGAGGATAACTAAATCAATTCCAGAATATAATGGAGGATGGAAGGTAACAGTTGACCCAAGTGGAAAGATTGATAATACTTATAATTTCTTATTCTATGAAGCTTTAATTAATTATAAATTTACTTTGGATAAGGGATGGATTGTAAATAAGAGTAGTTTTAATGAAGAAATGAATAGTATATTGACTTCAATAGGTTTAAATTCAAGGGAGAAATCAGACTTTATTGAATACTGGTCAAAAGAATTAAACTGGAAAAGCAGTAGGTATGCGGTTTATTACCTTGATCCTAAAGAAATAAATGAAGCAATAAAGTTAAATTTATCTAAAGAACCAGATTCAATTTTAAGAGCTTATTTTTACTTTGTACCTATTAAGGATAATGAGAATTTACAAATTAAAAAGCCTGAAATAAAACAATTTAAGCGTAATGGATTTACTGTTGTAGAGTGGGGCGGAATTGGTAAATAA